The proteins below are encoded in one region of Elusimicrobiota bacterium:
- a CDS encoding anaerobic ribonucleoside-triphosphate reductase activating protein, which produces MRVAGCLETSLLDWEGKVSCVLFLSGCNFRCPWCQNKDLALGKIENKISVKEILQKFKDKKNWVDGFVITGGEPALNKDLKNIILEIRNNGFLVKVDTNGSRPDIIKDIISSGLVDFVSMDIKTALNKEKYNAACGIEVDLDAINKTIDILLNSSIGYSFRTTAVPGIVSIEDIEEIIKRISSAKSQKDVTGRAKYKRYVVQKFIPHNTLSEEYIKIKPYSEKEMERMEEMCYAEVF; this is translated from the coding sequence ATGCGTGTAGCGGGTTGTCTTGAAACATCTCTTCTTGATTGGGAGGGAAAAGTATCTTGTGTTTTGTTTCTGTCGGGTTGTAACTTTCGTTGTCCTTGGTGTCAAAATAAAGACCTTGCCTTAGGAAAAATTGAAAACAAGATATCTGTAAAGGAAATACTCCAAAAATTCAAAGATAAAAAGAATTGGGTGGATGGTTTTGTTATTACAGGCGGCGAACCGGCTCTTAATAAAGATTTGAAAAATATTATCTTGGAAATCAGGAATAACGGTTTCCTTGTAAAAGTTGACACCAATGGTTCGAGACCTGATATTATAAAAGACATTATTTCATCCGGTCTTGTTGATTTTGTTTCAATGGATATTAAAACAGCGTTGAATAAAGAGAAATACAATGCTGCCTGCGGGATAGAAGTGGATTTGGATGCAATTAACAAGACAATAGATATTTTATTGAATTCATCTATCGGGTATTCGTTCAGAACAACTGCTGTTCCGGGAATTGTAAGTATAGAAGATATAGAAGAAATTATTAAAAGGATAAGTTCTGCTAAGTCGCAAAAAGATGTTACCGGCAGGGCGAAATATAAAAGATATGTCGTTCAGAAATTTATTCCACATAATACTTTAAGCGAAGAATATATAAAAATCAAACCATATTCGGAGAAGGAAATGGAAAGAATGGAGGAAATGTGTTATGCAGAAGTATTTTAG
- the nrdR gene encoding transcriptional regulator NrdR: MKCPFCGENDCDVSDTRPIEGSSIIKRRRECTGCKRRFTTYERIEIQPLTVIKLDNKREPFDVEKLTKGIRLACLKRPVSEDTVEKLVSEIEMELRDYIMEVPSKDIGEMVLRRLRKIDEVAYVRFASIYRKFDSIDTFLKEFKRLRGRSNKKAGSREWEVESRK, translated from the coding sequence ATGAAGTGTCCATTTTGCGGAGAAAATGATTGTGATGTTAGCGATACTCGCCCCATTGAAGGCAGTTCAATAATAAAAAGAAGAAGGGAATGCACAGGTTGTAAAAGACGGTTTACTACTTACGAAAGAATAGAAATCCAACCTCTGACAGTAATTAAATTAGACAATAAAAGGGAACCTTTTGATGTAGAAAAATTGACTAAAGGCATCAGATTAGCATGCCTTAAAAGACCTGTATCTGAAGACACCGTAGAAAAACTTGTAAGTGAAATAGAAATGGAGTTGCGTGACTATATAATGGAAGTGCCTTCAAAAGATATAGGTGAGATGGTTTTAAGGCGGCTCAGAAAAATTGATGAAGTTGCATATGTAAGATTCGCTTCGATTTACAGGAAGTTTGATAGTATAGATACATTTTTAAAGGAATTTAAAAGGTTAAGAGGCAGGAGCAATAAGAAGGCGGGAAGTAGGGAATGGGAAGTAGAAAGTAGGAAGTAG
- a CDS encoding carbohydrate binding domain-containing protein gives MNKKVHTVNVFKDYQMLKRKIIIMFLFSVGIFAFFVSEVESAPTLDILIPTANEKITLLNVSVKGKVTPSAGLIGKINWETTVGQTCTTSANSDEDGNILISPFPASNSSFGNNTVKATADIDTTPPVITNLIPISWSYTNNRRPPISATYSDVGSGIDTANTILKLNSNTMPATIGANSVSYTPTSDLPEGLNWVDLIVKDKAGNTTTRSWSFYTDYTVPTGSIVLRDIITLREDWCFGTVYVCPSASDNSSGVAQLRFSNDNISWSSWENYSSGGIYSWLLSVGDGVKTVYTQFKDGAGNVSGSVSDTISKDSTPPPMTTDPSKKAPTVVSSYSNSSIININWSSDFASDPESGIWDFNLEVVRDDGYVHFSQNVGNVTNYNVPNCEHGRLYRARVKARNNAGLYSSWGDYSPWITVDLTPPQVQSIEDGNYTNNNGQLSCSWSFVDPESGVTQYWYAIGTTQYPNIGWNNIISLTSAGIVNNVIRTFAPPLSDGIYYFTAKARNGAGSESLVSSDGIIVDATPPAAPINLVGDGSNPSPWKNTTSYTISWSIPSDLSGIAGAYYKLGSAPQNNIDGTYTTSKPFNVTVSQEGSTPLYVWLKDNAGNIDNNNSSTVMLRYDIIPPVSVISQPEPNSWHSGMVTISGTAQDYGTEPSQLKKYTLSYCSTGWTEITQSNIPVVNGQLAAWDTTAVLPNANGETYTIKLLTEDNASNTSQATVDIKIDNTPPVISNLKVTNVTNNSATISWTTDDPSDTRIRYNSTLPLGEPIVISSEYTINHTVEISNLSAPGKNYYMVKSVNQAGLSNSVTDNFDTLFDASISPQMFPGVDVVSGIVTIQPYITNNSIVSCKLLINEVLTDTKFTPFTFTFDTKQLSDGSYNLTVIAVENTGLEFRSENWMIVNNAGKDLFVSNVMCMGGGESQPSMPNGYVINNAVGQAIAGVSNPANTVANLGSYNFNFTQGSDLYIKKELIDISRKEGPGVDEVTLSITANVNNIGGAESKNVRVRFFEGSSPNLIQIGSDQFINEISGFGSGVTMVQKVVSVTETPQTYLFTVRVDPNSEIPELEEGNNEAQRSITLYHDVNSVIISVIDQPVSDFSKIYLIFSKLAVLNSNGEWIDFNITQPVIDLQPTQEVQVPVAVGVNILPPGTYNGLKATIKNVLGVDKITKGIIPLNLLSSEVNINQNFIVKKDEVLLSVIDFDLGASITHTESGYNFLPTISNLIEEHHSFEINIDSSVVVAGPGQTGKFNINIENTGNVQDIYKLKLMTNTNEKFMSIVSSITIPAQNKKTVELLFNIPTDITLLDSASSYFNIQVTPDFPDTVSKYIPISYSKLVNGTLVVDNTPPKITLISPVGSERFVANISTIVINYIVTDNLDPSPTYYAYLTDLEEGTTIQVNNGQTIEPLSIDDGFWTLTVEATDWVGNHLSSTTAKFEVISDTTPPVVTDIVSGNITWNSTVINWITNEPSDSQVEYGLTTLYGNSTVLSTAKVTNHNVNITGLSPGTVYHYRVSSRDESGNLTISEDNTFTSDTNFISNHSFELGTSSWTFYTEEAGSFVTTSPGFDGSKFARCTIIKSTGNLQLYQKDIVLNPNTRYRLTFKAYSNTGREMTLHVFKHGTPYTNYGLNNYLANLTTSWQTYSTEFVTTGFSSVVTDARLMFWYAPYAVAGDVYYIDDVHLETVPPDTTPPIITSVASCDITWNSAVVNWVTNEPSDSQAEYGLTTSYGNSTVLSTVKLTNHSVNITGLTPGTVYHYRVSSRDESGNLAISEDNTFTSDINFISNHSFESGTTSWAFYTEEAGTFVTTSPGFEGSKSARCTIIKSTGNIQLYQTGICLNPNTRYRLTFTAYSNTGHDMAVRIFKHGTPYTNYGLDNYLANLTTSWQTYSTEFVTTGFSSVVNDARLMLWYAPYAVAGDVYYVDDVHLETVPADTTPPIITSVASCNITWNSAVVNWLTNEPGDSQVEYGTTTLYGISTTSDTTKVTNHSVNITGLTLGTTYYYHVASKDGSGNIATSENYTFSTLSTSSGTNHVTNAGFESGTDSWAYYAGGGGTFISTTPGFEGSKSAKCTITAANGNIQLYQTGICLNPNTRYRLIFTAYSPTRHAVTVHLLKHGTPYTDYGLNYTANLGTSWQTFTTEFITTGFTTPVTDGRFRFWFTPYATAGDTYYIDDVRLETVTGLATPPKPIIKYSNTLKSYYYEDGPTLDTASLDPAITVSSLKFKAQVYNTNDNNPTTDYSGTLTLSTKNSKTGILNVADAILTKEDTGEREISIPFNSEIETVSVTGDSMLPTLTNINDMYLAKPIGNNGGMIKGVNKLKIIVSENVLTETRNLAVIKTKTPAVVRNAARYVDTVKPISYDFGRLSFTNKTSVLEEDIFTKPISITIPYTLVDIGELKEEGLRIYSWNGREWELVPGVHIVDKLNKTITANVKRFTTYRILGSYLATDLSNVKVYPNPYKPNMAVGGKLKVINLPINSEMKIYTVSGELARELKEADFGNLGWLEWDGKNDDGDKVARGVYIYQIRDATGRKKTGKVGLIK, from the coding sequence ATGAATAAAAAAGTCCATACAGTCAATGTTTTTAAGGATTATCAAATGTTAAAAAGGAAAATTATTATAATGTTTTTATTCAGTGTAGGAATTTTTGCATTTTTTGTTAGTGAAGTTGAATCTGCTCCTACATTAGATATACTAATTCCGACTGCAAATGAAAAAATTACGTTACTTAATGTTTCAGTGAAAGGGAAGGTAACACCATCGGCAGGGTTGATTGGAAAAATTAATTGGGAAACAACGGTAGGGCAAACTTGCACGACATCTGCTAATTCTGATGAAGATGGTAATATACTTATAAGTCCATTCCCTGCAAGTAATAGTTCTTTCGGAAACAACACAGTAAAAGCAACTGCTGACATAGACACAACCCCACCCGTAATAACAAACCTAATACCAATATCTTGGTCATACACGAATAATAGAAGACCACCAATATCAGCAACTTATTCAGATGTTGGTAGTGGAATAGATACAGCAAACACAATACTGAAACTTAATAGCAACACGATGCCAGCAACTATTGGGGCAAATTCAGTAAGTTACACACCAACGAGTGATTTACCTGAAGGATTAAACTGGGTTGATTTAATTGTAAAAGACAAAGCAGGTAATACTACGACAAGAAGTTGGTCTTTTTATACAGATTATACAGTACCGACAGGAAGTATAGTGTTAAGAGATATAATAACACTTCGTGAAGATTGGTGTTTCGGAACTGTATATGTTTGTCCTTCTGCGTCAGATAATTCAAGCGGAGTTGCACAGTTAAGATTTTCTAATGACAATATAAGTTGGTCAAGTTGGGAGAATTATAGTTCTGGTGGTATTTATAGTTGGTTACTTTCCGTGGGAGATGGTGTAAAGACAGTTTATACGCAGTTTAAAGATGGTGCTGGAAATGTATCAGGAAGTGTATCTGATACAATTTCTAAAGATTCTACACCACCCCCAATGACAACAGACCCGAGTAAAAAAGCACCAACGGTTGTTTCATCGTATTCCAATTCAAGCATTATAAATATCAATTGGTCAAGTGATTTTGCTTCAGACCCTGAGAGTGGTATATGGGATTTCAATTTAGAAGTGGTTCGTGATGATGGATATGTTCATTTCAGTCAGAATGTAGGTAATGTTACAAATTATAATGTTCCCAATTGTGAGCATGGACGTTTATATCGTGCAAGAGTAAAAGCGAGAAACAATGCAGGACTTTACAGTAGTTGGGGAGATTACAGTCCTTGGATTACTGTTGATTTAACCCCACCACAAGTTCAATCTATTGAAGATGGAAATTATACAAACAATAATGGACAACTTTCTTGTAGTTGGAGTTTTGTAGATCCAGAGTCAGGTGTAACCCAATACTGGTATGCTATAGGAACAACACAATATCCGAATATTGGATGGAATAATATTATTTCTTTAACATCAGCAGGAATAGTTAATAATGTAATCAGGACATTTGCTCCACCTTTATCTGACGGTATTTATTATTTTACTGCAAAAGCAAGAAATGGTGCTGGTTCTGAGTCGCTGGTTAGCAGTGATGGAATAATAGTAGATGCTACGCCACCGGCTGCACCAATAAATTTAGTCGGCGATGGTTCAAACCCATCACCCTGGAAGAATACAACAAGTTATACAATATCCTGGTCAATTCCATCTGATTTATCAGGGATAGCAGGAGCTTATTATAAGTTGGGTTCTGCACCACAGAATAATATTGATGGGACATATACCACATCTAAACCATTTAATGTAACAGTGTCTCAAGAAGGATCAACACCTCTTTATGTCTGGCTTAAAGATAATGCTGGGAATATTGATAATAATAACAGTTCTACGGTAATGTTAAGATACGATATAATTCCACCTGTAAGTGTAATAAGTCAACCAGAACCTAATAGTTGGCATAGTGGAATGGTTACAATATCAGGGACAGCGCAGGATTATGGAACTGAACCATCACAACTTAAAAAGTATACATTAAGTTATTGTTCAACTGGTTGGACAGAAATTACACAATCAAATATTCCAGTGGTAAATGGTCAATTGGCTGCATGGGACACAACTGCTGTCTTACCTAATGCTAATGGTGAAACATACACTATAAAATTATTGACAGAAGATAATGCATCAAATACCTCACAGGCAACTGTAGATATAAAAATTGATAACACACCACCTGTAATATCTAACTTAAAAGTAACAAATGTAACTAATAATAGTGCTACTATCAGTTGGACTACTGATGACCCGTCTGATACTCGTATAAGATATAATTCAACATTACCTCTTGGTGAACCAATAGTGATTTCTTCTGAATATACAATTAATCATACGGTAGAAATAAGCAATCTCTCTGCACCCGGTAAGAATTATTATATGGTTAAGTCGGTAAACCAAGCAGGACTTTCTAATTCAGTAACAGATAATTTTGATACATTGTTTGATGCAAGTATTTCACCACAAATGTTTCCAGGTGTGGATGTAGTTTCAGGTATAGTAACTATCCAACCATATATAACTAATAATAGTATTGTTTCTTGTAAATTATTAATTAACGAAGTTTTAACGGACACAAAGTTTACACCTTTTACTTTTACATTTGATACTAAACAATTAAGTGACGGTTCATATAATCTAACAGTTATTGCTGTTGAGAATACTGGACTTGAATTTAGGTCTGAAAATTGGATGATAGTAAACAATGCTGGTAAGGATTTATTTGTAAGTAATGTCATGTGTATGGGTGGAGGTGAAAGTCAGCCATCTATGCCTAATGGATATGTGATTAATAATGCTGTAGGTCAGGCAATAGCTGGTGTTTCAAATCCCGCTAATACCGTTGCAAATTTAGGTTCTTATAATTTTAATTTTACTCAAGGTTCAGATTTATATATCAAAAAAGAACTTATAGATATTTCTAGAAAAGAAGGTCCTGGAGTTGATGAGGTTACATTAAGTATAACAGCAAATGTTAATAATATAGGTGGTGCTGAGTCAAAAAATGTTAGAGTAAGATTTTTTGAAGGTAGTTCACCTAACCTAATACAAATTGGTAGCGACCAATTTATTAATGAAATATCCGGGTTTGGTAGTGGAGTGACAATGGTGCAAAAAGTTGTTTCAGTAACTGAAACCCCACAAACATATTTGTTTACAGTAAGAGTTGACCCAAATAGTGAAATTCCTGAATTAGAAGAGGGAAATAACGAGGCACAAAGGTCAATTACTTTATATCACGACGTAAATAGTGTAATTATTTCTGTTATTGATCAGCCTGTAAGTGATTTTTCTAAAATATATTTAATTTTCAGTAAATTAGCCGTATTGAATTCTAATGGAGAATGGATTGATTTTAATATCACACAACCAGTAATTGACTTACAACCGACTCAAGAAGTACAAGTTCCTGTAGCTGTTGGAGTAAATATCTTACCACCAGGAACTTATAATGGACTTAAGGCAACAATAAAAAATGTATTAGGAGTTGATAAAATTACAAAAGGAATTATACCTTTGAATTTATTAAGTAGTGAAGTAAATATAAATCAAAATTTTATAGTTAAAAAAGATGAAGTGTTATTGTCTGTAATTGACTTTGATTTAGGAGCATCTATTACACATACAGAATCAGGATATAATTTTCTTCCTACCATATCCAATCTTATTGAAGAACATCATTCTTTTGAAATTAATATTGATTCATCTGTTGTAGTAGCGGGACCGGGACAAACTGGGAAATTTAATATTAATATTGAAAATACAGGTAATGTCCAGGATATTTATAAATTAAAATTAATGACTAATACAAATGAAAAATTTATGTCTATTGTATCAAGTATTACAATTCCAGCACAAAATAAAAAGACAGTGGAATTGCTTTTTAATATTCCAACTGATATAACATTATTAGATTCTGCCAGTTCTTATTTTAATATTCAAGTAACACCTGATTTTCCAGACACGGTAAGTAAATATATTCCGATATCGTATAGTAAACTTGTAAATGGAACATTAGTTGTAGATAATACACCACCTAAAATTACTTTGATTTCGCCTGTTGGTAGTGAAAGGTTTGTTGCTAATATTTCTACAATAGTGATAAATTATATAGTTACTGATAACCTTGACCCATCGCCGACGTATTATGCATATTTAACTGACTTGGAAGAAGGGACGACAATACAAGTGAATAATGGGCAAACAATTGAGCCACTATCAATTGATGATGGATTTTGGACATTGACCGTTGAGGCAACTGATTGGGTTGGGAATCATTTGTCTTCTACAACAGCAAAGTTTGAAGTGATTAGCGATACAACACCGCCAGTAGTAACAGATATAGTATCCGGAAATATAACCTGGAATTCCACAGTAATAAATTGGATAACCAATGAACCAAGCGATTCGCAGGTAGAGTACGGACTAACGACATTATATGGTAACTCAACAGTGTTAAGTACAGCTAAGGTAACAAATCATAACGTTAATATAACAGGATTATCACCTGGTACGGTATATCATTATAGGGTAAGCAGCAGAGATGAATCAGGTAATCTTACAATAAGCGAAGACAATACATTTACAAGCGATACAAATTTCATAAGTAATCATAGTTTTGAATTAGGCACATCATCCTGGACATTTTATACGGAAGAAGCAGGCTCGTTTGTTACCACATCACCTGGTTTTGATGGTAGCAAATTCGCCAGATGTACAATAATCAAATCCACCGGTAACCTCCAGTTATACCAAAAAGATATCGTTCTTAATCCTAACACCAGATATAGATTAACATTTAAAGCATATTCCAATACAGGCCGTGAAATGACATTGCACGTGTTCAAACACGGCACCCCATATACCAACTACGGTTTGAATAATTATTTGGCGAACCTAACCACAAGTTGGCAGACATATTCCACCGAATTTGTAACAACCGGATTTTCGTCTGTAGTTACTGATGCCCGTTTAATGTTCTGGTATGCGCCATATGCAGTAGCAGGTGATGTATATTACATAGACGACGTACACCTTGAAACAGTCCCACCTGATACAACCCCGCCGATAATAACGAGTGTTGCATCCTGCGATATAACCTGGAATTCCGCAGTAGTAAATTGGGTAACCAATGAACCAAGCGATTCGCAAGCAGAGTATGGACTAACGACATCATATGGAAACTCAACAGTGTTAAGTACAGTTAAGTTAACAAATCATAGCGTTAATATAACAGGATTAACGCCAGGTACGGTATATCATTACAGGGTAAGCAGCAGAGATGAATCAGGCAATCTTGCAATAAGCGAAGACAATACATTTACAAGCGATATAAATTTCATAAGTAATCATAGTTTTGAATCAGGCACAACATCCTGGGCTTTTTATACCGAAGAAGCAGGCACGTTTGTTACCACATCACCCGGTTTTGAAGGTAGCAAGTCCGCCAGATGTACAATAATCAAATCCACCGGTAACATCCAGTTATATCAGACAGGAATTTGCCTTAATCCAAATACCAGATATAGATTAACATTTACAGCCTATTCCAATACAGGACATGATATGGCAGTGCGCATATTCAAGCACGGCACCCCATATACCAATTACGGATTAGATAATTATTTGGCGAACCTAACCACAAGCTGGCAAACATATTCCACTGAATTTGTAACAACCGGATTTTCGTCTGTTGTTAATGATGCCCGTTTAATGCTCTGGTATGCCCCATATGCAGTAGCCGGCGATGTATATTACGTAGATGATGTACACCTTGAAACAGTCCCTGCAGATACAACCCCGCCCATAATAACGAGCGTTGCCTCCTGCAATATAACCTGGAATTCCGCAGTAGTAAATTGGCTAACCAATGAACCAGGCGATTCACAGGTAGAGTACGGTACAACAACACTATATGGTATTTCAACGACATCAGATACAACAAAAGTAACAAACCATAGCGTTAACATAACCGGCTTAACATTAGGCACTACATATTATTACCATGTAGCAAGTAAAGATGGCTCCGGTAACATAGCAACAAGCGAAAATTATACATTCAGCACACTAAGCACTTCTTCCGGCACAAATCATGTTACAAATGCCGGCTTTGAATCAGGTACAGATTCCTGGGCATATTATGCAGGTGGCGGAGGCACATTTATTAGCACAACACCAGGATTTGAAGGTAGCAAATCCGCCAAATGTACAATAACCGCTGCCAATGGTAACATCCAATTATACCAGACAGGAATTTGCCTTAACCCTAATACCAGATATAGATTGATATTTACAGCATATTCACCAACCAGACATGCCGTAACAGTACACTTGTTAAAGCATGGCACCCCATATACAGACTACGGTTTGAATTACACAGCGAACCTTGGCACAAGCTGGCAGACATTTACTACAGAATTTATCACCACAGGTTTTACAACACCGGTAACCGATGGACGTTTCCGGTTCTGGTTTACGCCATATGCGACTGCGGGCGATACATATTACATAGATGATGTCCGTCTTGAGACAGTTACAGGACTTGCTACACCACCAAAACCTATTATAAAGTACAGTAACACCTTAAAGTCATATTACTACGAAGACGGACCGACATTAGATACAGCGTCATTAGACCCAGCTATAACAGTATCAAGCTTGAAATTCAAAGCACAAGTATACAATACAAATGACAATAACCCCACAACGGATTACAGCGGGACACTAACACTATCAACAAAGAACTCAAAAACCGGTATATTGAACGTTGCAGACGCAATACTGACAAAAGAAGATACAGGAGAAAGGGAGATATCAATACCATTCAATAGTGAAATAGAGACAGTATCAGTTACCGGAGACAGCATGTTGCCTACCCTGACAAATATCAACGATATGTATCTTGCAAAACCAATAGGAAACAATGGCGGAATGATAAAAGGAGTAAACAAACTAAAGATAATAGTGAGCGAAAACGTATTGACAGAAACCAGGAATTTGGCAGTGATAAAGACAAAGACGCCGGCGGTAGTAAGAAACGCAGCGAGATATGTAGATACCGTGAAACCCATAAGTTATGATTTTGGAAGATTGTCATTTACAAATAAGACATCGGTATTGGAAGAAGATATATTTACAAAGCCGATAAGCATAACAATCCCATACACGTTAGTGGATATAGGTGAATTAAAGGAAGAAGGATTAAGGATATATTCATGGAACGGTAGGGAGTGGGAATTGGTGCCTGGAGTACATATAGTAGACAAGCTAAACAAGACAATAACAGCGAATGTGAAACGATTCACAACATATCGTATATTGGGCAGTTATCTTGCGACAGACCTGAGTAATGTGAAAGTATATCCTAACCCATATAAACCTAACATGGCGGTAGGTGGTAAGTTAAAGGTAATAAACCTGCCTATAAACAGTGAAATGAAGATATACACTGTATCCGGTGAATTGGCAAGGGAACTCAAAGAGGCAGACTTTGGTAATCTTGGCTGGCTTGAGTGGGATGGCAAGAATGACGATGGAGACAAAGTAGCCAGAGGAGTATATATTTATCAGATAAGAGACGCTACAGGCAGGAAGAAGACCGGGAAGGTAGGACTGATAAAATGA
- a CDS encoding HEAT repeat domain-containing protein: protein MKKYFIFPLFFYALLSLSKGICLADMLEKKPIIIPKEMKEITTILKLTPYLDSPDERLREAAVMRLGEIGGGEVVKLLVEIFKKEPYRIGMEFPEGVKEAVLTALGKIKSEEAKRELLIILDDYIKSGPKYKGRSPYIHDLQYYRIVRITMESLSNWKDNETLNIFFNILNDDKLFYGIREYAYKNYLKLDMHKKGIITMKERCNYLTGILTGSGHGSDAWIRGKSGVKTLDAIKNGAIEDYFIWDERKLVLPYLEDVFRNLPKVDFKRKESIRQIIKRIEVEKKDSEYKVNE from the coding sequence ATGAAAAAATATTTTATTTTCCCGCTCTTTTTTTATGCATTGCTATCATTATCAAAAGGAATATGTTTGGCGGATATGCTTGAGAAAAAACCTATAATTATTCCTAAAGAAATGAAAGAAATCACGACAATTTTAAAATTAACTCCATACTTAGATAGTCCTGACGAAAGATTAAGAGAAGCTGCAGTAATGAGATTAGGAGAAATAGGAGGAGGAGAGGTAGTAAAGTTGTTAGTTGAAATTTTTAAAAAAGAGCCTTATAGAATAGGGATGGAATTTCCTGAAGGAGTAAAAGAGGCGGTGCTGACTGCCTTGGGAAAAATTAAAAGTGAAGAGGCTAAAAGGGAATTGTTGATAATACTCGATGATTATATAAAATCTGGACCTAAATATAAAGGAAGGTCTCCTTATATTCATGATTTACAATATTATAGGATTGTAAGAATAACAATGGAATCTTTAAGTAATTGGAAAGATAATGAGACTTTAAATATTTTTTTTAATATTTTAAATGATGACAAATTATTTTATGGCATTCGTGAATATGCTTATAAAAATTATCTAAAGTTAGATATGCACAAGAAAGGAATAATTACCATGAAAGAAAGATGTAATTACTTAACGGGCATTTTAACAGGTAGTGGTCATGGTTCGGATGCTTGGATTAGAGGAAAATCTGGTGTTAAAACTCTGGATGCTATCAAAAATGGAGCAATAGAGGATTATTTTATTTGGGATGAAAGAAAACTTGTTTTACCATATCTGGAAGATGTTTTTAGAAATTTACCAAAAGTTGATTTTAAGCGAAAGGAATCTATTCGTCAAATTATAAAAAGGATTGAAGTAGAAAAGAAAGATAGTGAATATAAAGTAAATGAATAA
- a CDS encoding amino acid ABC transporter ATP-binding protein, protein MISVIKVSKYFGKINILKEVSFSVLKGQVFVIIGPSGSGKTTLLRCLNRLEVPDEGEIIIDKIPVTKANLFEIRKEVGMVFQDFNLFPHLTVLENITISQEIVRKKSQSESENTAKDLLKKVGLLEKAGNYPYQLSGGQQQRVAIARALALNPKVMLFDEPTSALDPEMSNDVLDVMRKLAKEGMTMVVVSHEMGFVKEISDTIILLDKGEIIERGTAQEIFFSPNKERTRKFLSKVLDVGKHTDKSKQ, encoded by the coding sequence ATGATATCAGTAATCAAAGTTTCAAAATATTTTGGTAAAATCAATATTTTAAAAGAAGTGTCCTTTAGCGTTCTAAAAGGACAGGTCTTCGTTATAATAGGTCCGAGCGGTTCCGGGAAAACCACGCTATTAAGATGTCTTAATAGGCTGGAAGTCCCGGATGAGGGCGAAATAATAATAGATAAAATTCCGGTAACAAAAGCCAACCTTTTTGAAATAAGAAAAGAAGTCGGGATGGTATTCCAGGATTTTAATTTGTTCCCGCATTTAACAGTTTTAGAAAATATTACGATTTCCCAGGAAATAGTCAGGAAAAAAAGCCAAAGTGAATCTGAAAACACAGCAAAAGATTTATTGAAAAAAGTCGGGCTATTGGAAAAAGCAGGAAATTATCCCTACCAGCTTTCAGGCGGACAACAGCAAAGAGTGGCGATTGCCAGAGCATTAGCATTGAACCCCAAAGTAATGTTATTTGACGAACCCACCTCAGCGCTGGACCCTGAAATGTCAAACGATGTCCTTGACGTTATGAGAAAACTCGCAAAAGAAGGAATGACAATGGTAGTTGTTTCCCACGAGATGGGTTTTGTAAAGGAAATTTCCGATACAATAATCCTCCTTGATAAAGGCGAAATCATCGAAAGAGGCACAGCACAAGAAATATTCTTTTCCCCAAACAAAGAAAGAACAAGAAAATTCCTCAGCAAAGTCCTGGACGTAGGCAAACACACCGATAAGAGTAAGCAGTAA